From the Solibacillus sp. FSL R5-0449 genome, one window contains:
- a CDS encoding DNA translocase FtsK, producing the protein MEKKKSTKTKAKAKPTLKPKTKEELHPLAYEIIGLLLIALAIIEFLEFGLVGRMLHSIAMFFFGNLHFIIPLICFLVAGMLMVKRRGVPFNTRVVYGVLFVGASLTIFSHSLLFEQMAATNTLLSNSVLKETWRILISTDGIANRSNALGGGMIGGILFSLFHVLFDASGAKIAAFVLLAIGIILITGKALVPILVEKAPVIRGKFKRTKRSTRSKPKPEPQEKLRRSKIEPIIEEEAADLEDLIITTATPTHHEPIISNFVEQVKQEQQKGIEIEVEEKISEPIMAVTSETDQTYILPSMQQLNPPPEHDQSGEYSVIQTNAKKLEQTFLSFGVKAKVTQVHLGPAVTKYEVMPDTGVKVSKIVSLQDDLALALAAKDIRIEAPIPGKSAVGIEVPNSEVAVVTLREVLEANEQVKVGAKLLVSLGRDVTGQAIAAELNKMPHLLVAGSTGSGKSVCINGIIVSLLMRAKPSEVKMMMIDPKMVELSVYNGIPHLLAPVVTDPRKAAQALQKVVSEMERRYDLFSHSGTRNIEGYNEYIDISNEEAMEKQPKLPYIVVIVDELADLMMVASSEVEDAITRLAQMARAAGIHLIIATQRPSVDVITGIIKANIPSRIAFAVSSAVDSRTILDMGGAERLLGRGDMLYLPAGASKPVRVQGAFVSDHEVERIINSVIEQQKAQYEEAMIPTDEPIVDVMDETDDLYDEAVQLVLEMQTASVSLLQRRFRIGYSRAARIVDQMEQRGVVGPPEGSKPRQVLGNRF; encoded by the coding sequence TTGGAAAAAAAGAAAAGTACTAAAACAAAAGCAAAAGCAAAACCGACGCTGAAGCCAAAGACAAAAGAGGAGCTCCATCCGCTCGCATATGAAATTATCGGATTGCTGCTCATCGCATTGGCCATTATTGAATTTCTGGAGTTTGGACTTGTCGGCAGAATGCTTCATTCGATCGCCATGTTTTTCTTCGGCAATCTGCATTTTATCATCCCGTTAATCTGCTTTTTAGTGGCAGGGATGCTAATGGTCAAGCGCCGGGGTGTCCCATTTAATACACGTGTCGTATATGGTGTGCTGTTTGTCGGGGCCAGCTTGACGATTTTCAGTCATAGCTTGCTATTCGAGCAGATGGCTGCAACGAACACATTGTTGTCAAATTCAGTTCTAAAGGAAACATGGAGAATACTGATCAGTACAGATGGAATCGCCAACCGCAGCAATGCGCTCGGCGGTGGGATGATCGGCGGAATATTATTTAGCCTGTTCCATGTATTATTCGACGCATCCGGAGCAAAAATTGCTGCATTTGTATTATTGGCAATCGGGATCATTTTAATTACGGGAAAAGCACTCGTGCCCATTTTAGTGGAGAAAGCCCCGGTTATTAGGGGAAAGTTCAAAAGAACGAAACGCAGCACAAGAAGTAAGCCAAAACCTGAACCTCAAGAGAAGTTGCGTCGTTCTAAAATCGAACCAATCATTGAAGAGGAAGCGGCCGATTTGGAAGACCTGATTATTACAACAGCAACGCCGACACATCATGAGCCGATCATTTCAAACTTTGTGGAGCAAGTGAAACAGGAACAGCAAAAAGGTATCGAAATCGAAGTTGAGGAAAAAATAAGTGAGCCGATCATGGCCGTAACATCCGAAACGGACCAAACTTATATTTTGCCGTCAATGCAGCAGCTGAATCCACCACCAGAACATGATCAGAGCGGCGAATATTCGGTTATTCAAACAAATGCAAAGAAACTGGAACAAACATTTTTAAGCTTCGGTGTAAAAGCGAAAGTGACCCAAGTTCATTTAGGTCCTGCTGTGACAAAGTATGAAGTCATGCCGGACACAGGTGTAAAAGTAAGTAAAATTGTCAGCCTTCAAGATGATTTGGCACTTGCCCTTGCCGCAAAAGATATTCGTATTGAAGCACCGATTCCAGGTAAATCGGCAGTCGGCATCGAAGTACCGAACAGTGAAGTGGCGGTCGTAACATTACGCGAAGTACTCGAAGCGAACGAGCAGGTGAAAGTCGGAGCCAAATTGCTGGTTAGTTTGGGACGTGATGTAACAGGCCAGGCAATAGCGGCAGAGTTAAACAAAATGCCGCACTTATTAGTTGCCGGTTCAACAGGCAGCGGGAAAAGTGTATGTATCAATGGCATTATTGTGTCACTATTGATGCGCGCAAAACCAAGTGAAGTAAAAATGATGATGATCGATCCGAAAATGGTTGAGCTAAGTGTATATAACGGCATTCCGCATTTATTGGCGCCAGTTGTAACAGATCCGCGTAAAGCGGCACAGGCATTGCAGAAAGTTGTATCGGAAATGGAACGACGCTATGATCTGTTTTCACATTCCGGAACAAGGAATATTGAAGGATATAACGAATATATCGATATAAGCAATGAAGAAGCAATGGAAAAACAGCCGAAGCTTCCGTACATTGTTGTGATTGTCGATGAGTTGGCGGACTTAATGATGGTTGCATCAAGTGAAGTGGAAGATGCGATTACGCGACTTGCCCAAATGGCGCGAGCAGCAGGGATACACCTCATTATTGCAACACAAAGACCGTCAGTCGATGTTATCACCGGCATCATCAAAGCGAATATTCCTTCCCGAATTGCATTTGCCGTATCATCGGCTGTAGATTCCCGCACGATTTTAGATATGGGCGGTGCCGAGCGATTACTTGGCCGCGGAGATATGCTGTATTTACCGGCAGGGGCATCCAAACCAGTCCGTGTGCAAGGTGCATTTGTAAGTGATCATGAAGTGGAAAGAATTATTAACAGTGTCATTGAGCAGCAAAAAGCTCAATATGAGGAGGCGATGATTCCGACCGATGAACCGATCGTTGACGTAATGGACGAAACGGACGATTTATATGATGAAGCCGTACAACTCGTACTGGAAATGCAAACAGCTTCCGTATCTTTACTGCAGCGCCGATTCAGAATCGGGTATTCACGTGCAGCCCGAATTGTCGATCAGATGGAGCAGCGCGGGGTTGTCGGACCACCCGAAGGAAGTAAACCGCGACAAGTTCTCGGAAATCGATTTTAG
- a CDS encoding GntR family transcriptional regulator yields MTIKADHRHLYLQVIDRLKSDIDKGTYRENEKLPSEFELSKTLGVSRATLREALRLLEEENIIVRRHGVGTFVNPKPVFTSGIEHLSSISSMIENAGMNPGTIFISAKEEKATEDDVERFQADIDDNVITIERVRTADNEPVVYCVDKVPANLLPNEFISNQNVSIFSALEQTGSIRVAYAVTYIDPVGFHDEVSPILKCGPETALLVLKQLHYDENDRVVLYSKNYFRADKFSFHVVRKRV; encoded by the coding sequence TTGACAATTAAAGCAGATCATCGTCATTTATACTTACAAGTTATTGATCGTTTGAAGTCAGATATAGATAAAGGGACCTATCGTGAGAACGAAAAATTACCCTCAGAATTCGAACTTTCAAAAACATTAGGTGTAAGTCGTGCAACGCTTCGTGAAGCACTGCGACTTTTGGAAGAAGAAAACATTATTGTCCGTCGTCATGGTGTCGGTACATTCGTTAATCCAAAGCCCGTCTTTACATCAGGCATTGAACATTTATCGAGTATATCGTCTATGATTGAAAACGCTGGTATGAATCCAGGCACAATCTTCATCAGTGCGAAGGAAGAAAAAGCCACGGAAGATGATGTGGAACGTTTCCAAGCTGACATTGATGACAATGTTATCACGATTGAACGTGTTAGAACGGCAGACAATGAACCGGTCGTCTACTGTGTGGACAAGGTACCGGCAAATTTACTGCCAAATGAATTTATAAGTAATCAAAACGTTTCGATTTTCTCGGCTTTAGAGCAAACCGGATCAATTCGTGTCGCATATGCCGTGACATATATCGATCCAGTAGGCTTCCACGATGAAGTATCACCGATATTGAAATGTGGGCCGGAAACTGCATTGCTTGTATTAAAGCAACTTCACTATGATGAAAATGATCGTGTTGTTCTTTATTCAAAAAATTATTTTAGAGCTGACAAATTCAGCTTCCATGTAGTACGTAAACGGGTGTAG
- a CDS encoding BMP family protein → MKKRKFGLLISSVVATGAILAACGTDEESTDSKDTSNNDSNSGSETSTDAGSGDFSIAMVTDVGGVDDKSFNQSAWEGVQKFGADNGLSKGDGGFDYLQSQSDADYNTNLNNLLRRDFDLVFGVGFMMGDAIEEIANDNPDAMLALIDAEVAADNVASILFKEQEGAFLAGVVAASMSESGKIGFVGGTDIPVINRFHAGFVEGAKAVNPDIEIQVNYTGVFDDASKGKIAANSMYSSGVDIIFHAAGGTGNGVFSEAKERKAKDKDANVWVIGVDADQYAEGQVDDSTNITLTSMLKGVNNAVVDIATKAKNGEFPGGTTTVYGLAEDGVGLADSRGAIPQEVMDKVEEYKEKIASGEIKVSEEKPKDN, encoded by the coding sequence ATGAAAAAGCGTAAATTTGGTTTATTAATTTCTTCTGTAGTAGCAACTGGTGCAATTTTGGCGGCATGTGGAACTGACGAAGAGTCAACTGATTCAAAAGACACTTCAAACAATGATTCTAATTCTGGTTCTGAAACAAGCACTGACGCAGGTTCTGGCGATTTCTCAATCGCAATGGTTACAGACGTTGGTGGCGTAGACGACAAATCATTCAACCAATCAGCTTGGGAAGGTGTTCAAAAGTTCGGTGCTGACAACGGCTTATCTAAAGGCGACGGTGGTTTCGACTACTTACAATCTCAATCAGACGCTGACTACAACACAAACTTAAACAACTTATTACGTCGTGACTTCGATTTAGTATTCGGTGTTGGTTTCATGATGGGTGATGCAATTGAAGAAATCGCTAATGACAATCCAGATGCAATGTTAGCATTAATCGATGCTGAAGTAGCAGCTGATAACGTAGCAAGCATCCTGTTCAAAGAGCAAGAAGGTGCTTTCTTAGCTGGTGTTGTTGCAGCTTCAATGTCTGAATCAGGCAAAATCGGTTTCGTAGGTGGTACAGATATCCCAGTAATTAACCGCTTCCACGCTGGTTTCGTAGAGGGTGCAAAAGCTGTTAACCCGGATATCGAAATCCAAGTAAACTACACAGGAGTATTCGATGATGCTTCTAAAGGTAAAATCGCTGCAAACTCAATGTACTCTTCTGGTGTAGATATTATTTTCCACGCTGCTGGTGGTACTGGTAACGGTGTATTCTCAGAAGCTAAAGAGCGTAAAGCAAAAGATAAAGACGCTAACGTATGGGTAATCGGTGTTGACGCTGACCAATATGCAGAAGGTCAAGTTGACGACTCTACAAACATCACATTAACTTCTATGTTAAAAGGTGTTAACAACGCAGTAGTGGATATTGCTACTAAAGCGAAAAACGGTGAATTCCCAGGTGGTACAACTACTGTTTACGGTTTAGCTGAAGATGGTGTTGGCTTAGCAGATTCTCGTGGTGCTATTCCTCAAGAAGTAATGGATAAAGTAGAAGAATATAAAGAGAAGATTGCTTCTGGCGAAATTAAAGTTTCAGAAGAAAAACCTAAAGATAATTAA
- a CDS encoding ABC transporter ATP-binding protein has product MEYVIEMLGIRKEFGNFVANNNITLQLKKGEVHALLGENGAGKSTLMNVLFGLYQPEAGEIKVRGESVKITDPNKANDLGIGMVHQHFMLVENFTVTENIILGSEPTKLGAINIKDAAKDIAALSKKYNLDVDPYAKIEDISVGMQQRVEILKTLYRGAEILIFDEPTASLTPQEITELMAILKLLIKEGKSIIIITHKLKEIMEVSDRVTIIRKGEGVGTVVTNETNPDQLAELMVGRQVEFKTEKGEANPTEEIFKVENLVVTDYRDVEKVKGLNLSIRRGEIVGIAGIDGNGQSELIEAITGLRKIKSGKVTLAGKDITGLKPREITETGVGHIPQDRHKHGLVLDFPIGHNIALQTYYKSPISKGAIMDYKKINEKARQIIEEYDVRTGQGEMTPARALSGGNQQKAIIGREVDRDPELLIAALPTRGLDVGAIEFIHSRLIEQRDKGKAVLLISFELDEVMNVSDRIAVIYDGTIVDTVYPKETSEQELGLLMAGEKRKAKAVKEGNE; this is encoded by the coding sequence GTGGAATACGTGATTGAAATGCTCGGGATCCGCAAAGAGTTCGGTAATTTCGTAGCAAACAACAATATCACCCTCCAGTTAAAAAAAGGCGAAGTTCATGCACTACTAGGAGAAAACGGTGCAGGTAAATCGACTTTAATGAATGTACTTTTCGGTCTATATCAACCAGAAGCCGGAGAAATTAAAGTACGCGGAGAATCAGTAAAAATTACAGATCCAAACAAAGCAAATGATTTAGGGATCGGAATGGTGCACCAGCACTTTATGCTTGTGGAAAACTTTACGGTTACGGAAAACATCATTTTAGGCAGCGAACCTACGAAACTGGGAGCTATCAACATTAAAGATGCTGCTAAAGATATCGCTGCATTGTCGAAGAAATACAACTTGGATGTGGATCCATATGCGAAAATTGAAGATATTTCTGTCGGAATGCAACAGCGTGTAGAAATTTTAAAAACGCTATACCGCGGTGCGGAAATCCTTATTTTTGACGAGCCGACTGCATCATTAACACCGCAGGAAATTACGGAATTGATGGCGATTTTAAAACTTCTGATCAAAGAAGGCAAGTCGATTATCATCATTACCCATAAGCTGAAAGAAATTATGGAAGTATCGGACCGTGTAACAATTATCCGTAAAGGTGAAGGGGTTGGAACAGTCGTAACAAACGAAACAAACCCGGATCAGCTTGCGGAATTAATGGTAGGCCGACAAGTAGAATTCAAAACAGAAAAAGGGGAAGCAAACCCTACTGAAGAAATCTTCAAAGTCGAAAACCTTGTTGTAACGGATTACCGGGATGTCGAAAAAGTAAAAGGTCTGAATTTATCGATTCGCCGCGGTGAGATCGTTGGTATTGCAGGGATTGACGGAAATGGTCAATCAGAATTAATCGAAGCAATTACAGGACTGCGCAAAATTAAGAGCGGTAAAGTAACTTTAGCCGGCAAAGATATTACAGGCTTAAAACCGCGTGAAATTACGGAAACAGGTGTAGGACATATTCCTCAGGACCGTCACAAACACGGGCTTGTCCTGGATTTCCCTATTGGGCACAATATCGCACTACAAACTTACTACAAATCGCCAATTTCAAAAGGCGCTATTATGGACTATAAGAAAATTAATGAAAAAGCACGCCAAATCATTGAAGAGTATGATGTTCGTACAGGTCAGGGCGAAATGACGCCAGCACGAGCACTTTCAGGCGGTAACCAGCAAAAGGCCATTATCGGACGTGAAGTCGACCGTGATCCGGAACTGCTGATTGCAGCACTTCCTACTCGTGGATTGGACGTAGGGGCAATTGAATTTATCCACTCTCGTTTAATCGAGCAACGTGATAAAGGAAAAGCCGTATTATTGATTTCGTTTGAATTAGATGAAGTTATGAATGTTTCTGACCGCATTGCCGTTATTTATGATGGGACAATCGTTGATACGGTATATCCGAAAGAAACATCTGAACAAGAGCTGGGCTTATTAATGGCCGGTGAAAAACGTAAAGCAAAGGCAGTTAAGGAGGGGAACGAATAA
- a CDS encoding ABC transporter permease, translating to MSNRVVNLLVPLISVVLGLLVGGIIMVVSGYDAIDGYTALWNGIFGDSYSIGNTIRQITPYILAGLAVAFAFRTGLFNIGVEGQLLMGWLAAAYVGYAIEGLPRMIHLPLALLAAAAAGAFWAFIVGFLKARLQVHEVIASIMLNYTALYLTNAAIKSLSDGGFKTPTVLESATLRNQWLREITDNSSLHLGIIVALIMVVVMWFILEKTTRGYELKAVGFNKNAAEYAGMNVNRNIILAMTISGVFAGLGGAMEALGTYQNASIKAAASGIGFDGIAVALLGANNPIGVFFGASLFGSLKYGSLNMPNEAGIPEEIVSIIIAVIILFVASGYILRVGLQKFGKKKEGK from the coding sequence ATGTCAAATCGAGTTGTGAATCTGCTCGTTCCACTCATCTCGGTAGTTTTAGGATTACTCGTTGGCGGGATCATCATGGTTGTCAGCGGCTATGATGCAATTGATGGGTATACAGCACTATGGAATGGTATTTTCGGAGATTCTTATTCTATCGGTAATACAATCCGTCAAATTACACCGTATATTTTAGCAGGTCTAGCAGTAGCATTTGCCTTCCGTACTGGATTATTCAACATCGGTGTTGAAGGTCAGCTATTAATGGGGTGGCTTGCAGCGGCATATGTCGGTTATGCAATTGAAGGATTACCACGTATGATCCACTTGCCATTAGCATTACTAGCGGCTGCGGCAGCGGGTGCGTTCTGGGCATTTATCGTCGGTTTCCTGAAAGCAAGACTTCAAGTACACGAAGTAATTGCTTCGATCATGTTAAACTACACAGCATTATATTTAACAAATGCTGCGATTAAATCTTTATCAGACGGCGGATTCAAAACGCCGACGGTATTAGAATCAGCTACATTACGTAATCAGTGGTTACGCGAAATTACGGACAATTCAAGTCTTCACTTAGGGATTATCGTGGCACTGATCATGGTAGTTGTTATGTGGTTTATTTTAGAAAAAACAACGCGCGGTTATGAGTTGAAAGCAGTAGGGTTCAACAAAAACGCTGCTGAATATGCAGGTATGAATGTAAACCGCAACATCATTTTAGCAATGACAATTTCCGGTGTATTCGCCGGTCTGGGCGGTGCGATGGAAGCATTGGGAACATACCAGAACGCTTCGATTAAAGCAGCAGCTTCAGGTATCGGATTTGACGGGATCGCCGTAGCATTACTAGGTGCGAACAATCCGATCGGTGTATTCTTCGGAGCTTCATTATTCGGTTCCCTAAAATACGGTTCATTAAACATGCCGAACGAAGCAGGTATTCCGGAAGAAATCGTATCAATCATCATTGCAGTAATTATTTTATTCGTAGCTTCAGGCTATATTTTACGTGTTGGTTTACAGAAATTCGGAAAGAAAAAGGAGGGCAAGTAA
- a CDS encoding ABC transporter permease has translation MSFLEVLYFIVPSALLYATPLILTGIGALFSERAGVIGLGVEGLMIVGAFTGIYINLEYYADFGKNVIWLALLAALLAGAIFSLIIAVAAVTFRADQTVTGVAANMLAAAITVFLVKLIYGKGQTDMVSAPLQRFEIPFLSDIPFLGPLLFQNVYSTTIIALVVAVGAWFVLYKMPFGLRIRSVGEHPMAADTMGINVAKMRYIGVMISGALAGVGGASLAMTSSGDFSGSTVAGQGFIAIAAMIFGKWHPIGTLGAALFFGLAQTLSIGGGNIPYIQDIPPVILQVLPYVLTILALAGFVGKAVAPKASGVPYIKGKR, from the coding sequence ATGAGCTTTTTAGAAGTGTTATACTTTATCGTCCCTTCTGCCCTTTTATACGCAACACCGCTTATTTTAACAGGTATCGGGGCTCTATTCTCGGAGCGTGCAGGGGTAATCGGTCTTGGTGTTGAAGGGTTAATGATTGTCGGTGCATTTACAGGTATTTATATCAACTTGGAATACTATGCTGACTTTGGGAAAAACGTCATTTGGCTGGCTTTATTGGCAGCGCTATTAGCAGGGGCAATTTTCTCGTTAATTATTGCCGTTGCAGCCGTAACATTCCGCGCAGACCAAACTGTTACAGGTGTAGCAGCAAACATGCTTGCTGCAGCGATTACAGTATTCCTGGTTAAATTAATTTACGGTAAAGGTCAAACAGACATGGTTTCTGCACCATTACAACGTTTTGAAATACCATTTTTATCAGATATACCGTTCTTGGGACCGCTGCTGTTCCAAAATGTATACTCCACAACGATCATCGCATTGGTTGTTGCGGTAGGCGCATGGTTTGTTCTTTATAAAATGCCATTCGGTCTACGTATTCGCTCTGTCGGAGAACATCCAATGGCAGCAGATACAATGGGAATTAACGTAGCGAAAATGCGTTATATCGGTGTAATGATTTCCGGTGCATTAGCAGGTGTCGGTGGTGCTTCATTGGCTATGACATCATCTGGTGATTTCTCTGGCTCTACAGTAGCCGGACAAGGATTCATCGCCATCGCCGCAATGATCTTCGGTAAATGGCATCCAATCGGAACATTAGGTGCCGCACTATTCTTCGGTTTAGCGCAAACATTAAGTATCGGTGGCGGGAACATCCCGTACATTCAAGATATCCCACCGGTAATCCTGCAAGTACTACCATATGTCCTAACAATCCTGGCATTAGCAGGCTTCGTAGGAAAAGCAGTAGCACCAAAAGCATCAGGCGTTCCTTATATCAAAGGAAAACGCTAA
- a CDS encoding pitrilysin family protein, protein MFLTTEIAKGVSLHIRQTAQFKTVNFSIKWRAPLNEETAAQRTVLSNVLQHSNEKFPTSASYRSYLDDLFGTVLYFDTAKRGQEHTVLMNVETVNDQYLSHGNVLNEVIDLIQEAIFKPNYENGVFKESIVNREKEMVIQRIQSIFDDKSRYAQKRLTEIIRPNSAASFSANGNIEAVKAITPQSLTKTYEDMLANDVIDIYVVGDINVEEMTQKLKAAFQFADRNALPKTQEDKTPANIEPYTKETQEMKQGKLHIGYSTPVRFGDKDFPIMQIFNGIFGGYAHSKLFMNVREKESLAYYASSSYSSQYGLLFVVSGIEPANEEKARKLIAEQLKVMQNGEITDLELAQTKAMLINQLKEALDSPRGQIEIFDQYKVLDEPFTMDTWTARWQSVSKEDVQKVAQDIKLEATYFLCGKGE, encoded by the coding sequence TTGTTTTTAACAACAGAAATTGCGAAAGGTGTTTCGCTTCATATACGACAAACCGCCCAATTCAAAACGGTTAACTTTTCGATCAAATGGAGAGCACCATTAAATGAAGAAACAGCGGCACAGCGTACAGTATTATCGAATGTCCTGCAGCACAGCAACGAAAAATTTCCAACATCGGCAAGTTACCGCAGCTATTTAGATGACCTGTTCGGCACAGTATTGTATTTTGACACAGCAAAGCGCGGTCAGGAACATACCGTACTCATGAATGTCGAAACAGTAAATGACCAATATTTATCGCATGGCAATGTTCTAAATGAAGTAATCGACCTGATCCAGGAAGCGATCTTCAAACCGAACTACGAAAACGGTGTATTTAAAGAATCAATTGTCAACCGTGAAAAAGAAATGGTCATCCAACGAATCCAATCAATTTTCGATGACAAATCACGCTACGCACAAAAACGTTTAACAGAAATTATCCGTCCAAACAGCGCAGCATCATTTTCTGCAAACGGTAATATTGAAGCCGTAAAAGCAATTACACCACAATCATTGACAAAAACATATGAAGATATGCTAGCAAATGATGTCATTGATATTTATGTTGTCGGTGATATTAATGTGGAAGAAATGACGCAAAAGTTGAAAGCAGCATTCCAATTTGCTGACCGCAATGCGCTGCCAAAAACACAAGAAGACAAAACGCCTGCAAACATTGAGCCATATACAAAAGAAACGCAGGAAATGAAACAAGGGAAACTGCATATCGGCTACTCGACACCTGTTCGATTTGGCGATAAAGATTTCCCGATCATGCAAATTTTCAACGGGATCTTTGGCGGTTATGCCCATTCAAAATTATTTATGAATGTCCGTGAAAAAGAAAGTTTAGCTTATTATGCATCAAGCTCTTACTCTTCACAATACGGATTACTGTTCGTCGTGTCTGGTATCGAGCCGGCAAATGAAGAAAAGGCACGCAAATTAATTGCCGAACAGTTAAAAGTAATGCAAAATGGTGAAATTACCGATTTGGAATTGGCGCAAACGAAGGCGATGCTCATTAACCAGTTAAAAGAAGCATTGGATTCACCTCGTGGCCAAATTGAAATTTTTGACCAATACAAAGTATTAGACGAACCGTTTACTATGGATACGTGGACTGCACGCTGGCAATCTGTGTCAAAAGAAGATGTGCAAAAAGTGGCACAGGATATTAAATTAGAAGCAACGTATTTCTTATGCGGTAAGGGGGAGTAA
- a CDS encoding pitrilysin family protein yields the protein METIEFQQLDETLYYKKLNNGLDVYILPKKGFSKTFVTFTTKYGSIDRTFVPIGETEPITVPDGIAHFLEHKMFEKEDGDVFQKFSEVGAQANAFTSFTRTAYLFSATDHIYKSTETLLNFVQEPYFTEETVNKEKGIIGQEITMYDDQPDWRLYFGAIENMYHNHPVKIDIAGTIDSIDGITAEHLYTCYNTFYHPSNMLLFVIGAVDPVEMMAFIEDNQNKKTFQEPTDLKRLFDEEPTNVAEKERVLHMDVQKPKVYVGLKAKQVGLSGEEMLKHELAVQIGVECLFGRASSFYTDVYENGLIDESYGYDFSLENGYGFALIGSDSEQPEQLAKLIKDKLAETEQGNLFTSEDVERIKRKKIGFFLRALNSIEFIANQFTRYKFNDMNLFDVVPVLETITVEDIEKAFKTIQGEEQQTVFTIMPVSGRDQK from the coding sequence ATGGAAACAATTGAATTCCAGCAACTAGATGAAACATTATATTACAAGAAACTAAACAATGGATTAGACGTATACATTTTGCCGAAAAAAGGTTTTTCAAAAACATTTGTGACATTTACAACGAAGTATGGTTCGATTGACCGTACATTCGTACCGATCGGAGAAACAGAGCCAATTACAGTTCCGGACGGGATTGCCCACTTTTTAGAGCATAAAATGTTCGAAAAAGAAGACGGGGATGTATTCCAAAAGTTCAGTGAAGTAGGGGCACAGGCAAATGCATTCACATCATTTACCCGCACAGCGTACCTGTTCTCTGCAACAGACCATATTTATAAAAGTACGGAAACATTACTGAATTTCGTACAGGAGCCGTACTTCACGGAAGAAACGGTCAATAAAGAAAAAGGCATTATCGGACAGGAAATTACGATGTACGATGATCAGCCGGATTGGCGTTTATATTTTGGTGCGATTGAAAATATGTACCATAACCACCCGGTGAAAATTGATATTGCCGGCACGATCGATTCTATTGACGGAATTACAGCCGAGCATTTATATACGTGCTACAACACGTTTTACCACCCATCAAACATGCTATTGTTCGTAATTGGTGCAGTAGATCCTGTTGAAATGATGGCATTTATTGAAGATAACCAAAACAAAAAGACATTCCAGGAGCCGACAGACTTAAAACGCTTATTTGATGAAGAACCAACAAATGTAGCGGAAAAAGAGCGTGTGCTTCATATGGATGTGCAAAAGCCAAAAGTGTATGTTGGATTAAAAGCGAAGCAAGTTGGTTTAAGCGGCGAAGAAATGCTGAAGCATGAGCTTGCTGTGCAAATCGGTGTTGAATGTTTATTCGGCCGCGCTTCATCGTTCTATACAGATGTCTATGAAAATGGCCTGATCGACGAATCGTACGGTTATGATTTTTCATTGGAAAATGGCTATGGGTTTGCGCTGATCGGCTCGGATTCCGAACAGCCGGAGCAGCTTGCCAAACTGATTAAAGACAAATTGGCAGAAACAGAGCAAGGAAACTTATTCACTTCTGAAGATGTAGAACGGATTAAACGTAAAAAAATCGGTTTCTTCCTGCGTGCACTGAATTCCATCGAATTTATCGCCAACCAGTTTACACGTTACAAATTCAATGATATGAATTTATTCGACGTTGTACCGGTACTGGAAACAATTACAGTGGAAGATATCGAAAAAGCATTTAAAACAATTCAAGGTGAAGAGCAACAAACGGTGTTTACAATCATGCCAGTAAGCGGGCGCGATCAAAAATGA